A single genomic interval of Helicoverpa armigera isolate CAAS_96S chromosome 22, ASM3070526v1, whole genome shotgun sequence harbors:
- the Eif4h1 gene encoding eukaryotic translation initiation factor 4H isoform X3, with protein MFLNMAGRSGYDDVNPRDYGGGRRTLGGRPLPTEPPYKAYVGNLPSGIIQGDINRIFPDLAIKNVRLVMDKETDKFKGFCYVEFEYLEDLIKAIEMNGALNVDGNFIKIDVAEEKRSDRGGFDRGRRDGGGGRDGGRDGGRVGGGGFRRDGGGGGGGGRERERGGGGGGERWAEGGRGSRGNSEEPRPADWGRMGRAAPPAPRQPPARRNFDDMPPSRPGSSDTSGRPKLKLEPRTVKEPVNSLASTSQAHSIFGGARPREERLKELAGE; from the exons ATGTTTCTAAACATGGCAGGTCGAAGTGGATACGATGATGTTAATCCcag GGATTATGGTGGCGGCAGAAGAACTCTCGGTGGCCGCCCTCTTCCCACCGAGCCTCCATACAAGGCTTACGTCGGGAATTTGCCCTCTGGAATCATTCAAGGCGACATTAATAGGATTTTTCCT GACCTAGCTATCAAAAATGTGAGGTTGGTGATGGATAAAGAGACAGATAAGTTTAAAGGATTCTGCTATGTGGAGTTTGAATATCTCGAGGACTTGATAAAAGCTATTGAAATGAACGGCGCTCTTAATGTAGATGgtaactttataaaaattgatGTGGCTGAAGAAAAAAGAAGTGACCG GGGAGGTTTTGACCGCGGGCGACGAGACGGCGGCGGTGGTCGGGACGGTGGACGTGACGGCGGACgggtcggcggcggcggcttcAGAAGggacggcggcggcggcggcggtggcggccGCG AGCGCGagcgaggcggcggcggcggcggcgagcgctgggCGGAGGGCGGGCGCGGCTCGCGCGGCAACAGCGAGGAGCCGCGGCCCGCCGACTGGGGCCGCAtgggccgcgccgcgccgcccgcgccgcgccagCCGCCCGCGCGCAGGAACTTCGACGACATGCCGCCTTCGCGCCCAG GGAGCTCGG ACACGTCAGGCAGGCCCAAGCTGAAGCTGGAGCCGCGGACGGTAAAAGAGCCGGTGAACTCTCTGGCGTCGACCAGTCAGGCGCACTCGATATTCGGTGGCGCGCGGCCGAGGGAAGAACGACTCAAGGAACTGGCGGGCGAATAA
- the LOC110370778 gene encoding NAD-dependent protein deacylase Sirt4 produces MHRSALTTSIKQFARQIVYVPKHKPPNHEDFEVLKDFLSKYKNILIVTGAGISTESGIPDYRSEEVGLYARSNHKPIQYQEFVKYPKVRQRYWARNFVGWPRFSAVQPNNTHLAIRELEKMGKVTSIVTQNVDRLHHKAGSENVIELHGTGYIVKCLKCPYEISREELQVELMKNNQYMESSFTMIRPDGDVDLPREQVDKFRSPLCPKCEGPLKPDIVFFGDNVPKERVDKVRSEVSSSDAVFVLGSSLTVYSSYRIILQAKEEHKKVAVLNIGPTRADDIVDIKVSTKCGDILPELCNSIGKTLS; encoded by the exons ATGCATAGATCTGCGTTAACTACTAGTATAAAGCAGTTTGCCCGTCAGATAGTGTATGTTCCAAAACATAAACCACCAAACCATGAAGACTTTGAGGTTCTCAAAGATTTTCTGtcaaagtacaaaaatattcttatcGTTACTGGAGCTGGTATTTCCACGGAATCTG GAATTCCAGACTACAGATCAGAAGAGGTTGGTTTATATGCTCGCAGCAACCACAAGCCCATACAATACCAAGAGTTTGTGAAGTATCCTAAAGTCAGACAGAGGTACTGGGCGAGGAACTTCGTAGGATGGCCAAGGTTTAGTGCCGTCCAGCCAAATAATACTCATTTGGCTATTAGGGAGTTAGAAAAG ATGGGAAAGGTAACTTCAATTGTCACACAAAATGTTGACCGTCTGCATCACAAGGCTGGCTCAGAAAACGTGATAGAACTCCATGGCACAGGGTACATAGTGAAATGTCTGAAGTGCCCTTATGAAATAAGTAGGGAAGAACTACAGGTGGAACTTATGAAGAATAACCAATACATGGAAAGTAGTTTCACCATGATAAGGCCTGACGGTGATGTGGACTTACCTAGA GAACAAGTTGACAAGTTCAGGTCACCTCTATGCCCTAAATGTGAAGGTCCCTTGAAACCAGACATTGTGTTTTTCGGAGACAACGTCCCAAAGGAAAGGGTAGATAAAGTCAGAAGTGAAGTGTCCTCCAGTGATGCAGTGTTTGTCCTGGGTTCTAGTCTAACAGTTTATTCAAGTTATAGAATCATTTTACAGGCTAAAGAGGAACATAAGAAAGTAGCTGTACTAAATATAGGCCCTACTAGAGCTGATGATATTGTTGATATCAAGGTATCTACCAAGTGTGGTGATATTCTACCGGAGTTATGTAACAGTATAGGCAAAACCCTTAGTTGA
- the LOC110370779 gene encoding elongator complex protein 5, which translates to MTLFRLKSAPFVLIENDVNKNINPLLLELVQEEKSINIICYEQPMNIWRNVFRSFTNVNYYEEFNTATYNSYVSGKCSIIIDSINQMALCMGWNECLKHLKRLQNDPNVNRLILILHKDCIPHSSKLLTHLNHMVNVIISYDTNDPHKVWIKLKKGSKILRSEEIIAYDSKTSLLTLTPVIKQEIKEEEPEKPLPTNLTTFKIEVDQNEKIQKYNLKLPYMSKIHEGESKVYYEPDAVDDWDEEDPDEDLDI; encoded by the coding sequence ATGACCTTATTTAGGCTAAAATCTGCTCCATTTGTATTAATAGAAAACGacgttaataaaaacattaatccTTTGCTTCTTGAGCTTGTGCAGGAAGAAAAATCTATCAACATTATTTGTTATGAACAACCTATGAATATCTGGAGAAATGTTTTTAGAAGCTTTACCAATGTTAATTACTATGAAGAATTTAATACGGCAACGTACAATAGTTATGTGAGTGGTAAATGTTCAATAATAATAGATTCTATAAACCAAATGGCTCTATGTATGGGTTGGAATGAGTGTTTGAAGCATTTAAAGCGGCTACAAAATGATCCCAATGTAAAtagattaatattaatactGCACAAAGATTGTATACCACACAGTTCCAAACTTCTTACACATTTAAATCATATGGTTAATGTAATAATATCATATGATACAAATGACCCGCACAAAGTTTGGATTAAGTTAAAGAAAGGCAGCAAAATCCTAAGGAGTGAAGAAATAATTGCATATGATAGTAAAACATCATTGTTAACCTTAACTCCTGTCATAAAGCAAGAAATCAAAGAGGAAGAGCCTGAAAAACCATTACCTACAAATCTGACCACATTCAAAATTGAGGTGGATCAAAATGAAAAGATACAGAAGTATAACTTGAAACTACCTTACATGAGCAAAATCCATGAAGGTGAGAGCAAGGTGTACTACGAACCAGATGCAGTAGATGATTGGGACGAGGAAGACCCTGATGAAGATctggatatttaa
- the LOC110370923 gene encoding glucose dehydrogenase [FAD, quinone], protein MKTVTIFFTFLYLLQSTNSYYNDDGFVTIEDEEYAVPSPCNGYCEENSFRGKRSGFSVKSRVVDEMMSTKVLPLRPDAPDFFSFLRDQYDLPKGVKGPLSEYDFIIVGAGSAGSVLAARLSEGRKASVLLIEAGRGESLLTDVPIIAPLLQQTDYVWPYVMEYQPGVCTGMVDGRCFWPRGKAVGGTSVVNYMIYTRGLQEDWNRIAAAGNYGWSYNEVTKYYIKSERANLKGLNNSPWHGRDGELSVEDVPFRSKLSKAFLDAAKLYGHRRVDYNTPDAFGFSYIQATLTKGHRASSAKAFLHNNKKRKNLHILTTTRATKVIIDPITRTAVGVEFHKNGRVYQIRAKKEVILSAGPIESPHLLMLSGIGPARQLQSFGIPVIQDLKVGESLYDHISFPALAFTLNQTRLTLVEKKMATIQNVVQFDHYGDGPMSSLAGVETIGYIKTNVSDEIGDYPDIELLGSCASMASDEGNIVAKGIRMADWFYNDVYKPIEGIESFTILFMLLHPKSKGYLELQSADPYQPPRLYGNYLSHQKDVDTMVAAIRYILKLVDTPPFRKYGATLHTKKFPNCKQYEFGSDDYWECAVRAVTATLHHQIATCKMGPPSDPEAVVDPELRVYGVRNLRVVDSSIIPRTIVAHTNAPAIMIGEKGADMIKNTWNLY, encoded by the exons ATGAAGactgttacaattttttttacatttttatatttacttcaaAGTACAAATTCGTATTACAACGATGATGGCTTTGTGACGATTGAAGATGAAGAATATGCCGTTCCAAGCCCTTGTAACGGATACTGTGAAGAAAATAGTTTTAGAGGGAAAAGGTCGGGGTTTTCAGTGAAAAGCCGAGTTGTAGACGAGATGATGAGCACAAAAGTGTTACCCTTAAGACCAGATGCAccagattttttttcatttctgaGGGATCAGTACGATTTGCCTAAGG GTGTCAAAGGACCTCTCTCAGAATACGACTTCATCATCGTAGGCGCAGGGTCCGCGGGCAGCGTGCTAGCTGCACGTCTGAGTGAGGGTCGGAAGGCATCAGTGCTACTCATTGAAGCCGGCCGAGGGGAGTCACTGCTGACTGACGTACCTATCATAGCTCCTCTGCTTCAACAGACTGACTACGTGTGGCCCTATGTTATGGAGTACCAGCCTGGAGTTTGCACGg GGATGGTGGATGGGAGGTGCTTCTGGCCCAGGGGCAAGGCCGTGGGTGGGACTAGCGTGGTCAACTACATGATCTACACGCGAGGCTTGCAGGAGGATTGGAACAGGATCGCTGCCGCCGGCAACTATGGATG GTCCTACAACGAAGTGACGAAGTATTACATCAAATCGGAGCGTGCCAATCTGAAGGGCCTCAACAATTCGCCTTGGCATGGACGTGACGGAGAATTATCTGTAGAAGATGTGCCATTTAG ATCTAAGCTGTCGAAAGCGTTTTTGGATGCAGCGAAATTATACGGACATCGCAGGGTGGACTACAATACCCCAGACGCTTTTGGCTTCAGCTACATCCAAGCCACTTTGACTAAGGGACACCGTGCCAGCAGCGCCAAAGCTTTCCTACACAATAACAAAAAGAGGAAAAATCTACACATATTAACAACTACCAGAGCAACTAAAGTTATCATCGACCCTATTACTAGAACCGCAGTGGGAGTTGAATTCCACAAAAATGGTCGAGTTTACCAAATTAGAGCCAAGAAAGAAGTGATACTCTCAGCTGGACCAATAGAATCACCACATTTACTCATGCTTTCAGGAATAGGACCTGCAAGACAATTGCAGTCTTTCGGAATACCTGTGATACAAGATCTCAAAGTAGGAGAATCATTGTACGATCACATTTCGTTCCCTGCATTAGCTTTTACTCTGAATCAGACAAGATTAACATTAGTCGAAAAGAAAATGGCTACTATACAAAATGTAGTCCAGTTCGATCATTATGGGGATGGTCCGATGTCGTCTCTGGCTGGAGTGGAAACTATTGGGTACATCAAAACGAATGTATCTGACGAAATTGGCGACTACCCTGACATAGAACTTCTCGGCTCTTGCGCTTCGATGGCGTCTGATGAAGGTAACATCGTAGCGAAAGGGATCCGTATGGCAGACTGGTTTTATAATGACGTCTACAAACCCATAGAAGGCATCGAAAGCTTTACAATTCTATTCATGCTTCTACATCCAAAATCAAAGGGTTATTTAGAGCTGCAATCTGCAGATCCTTACCAACCGCCTAGACTATACGGTAACTACTTATCGCATCAGAAGGACGTTGATACAATGGTAGCCGCAATCAGGTACATACTTAAACTTGTGGACACACCTCCATTCAGAAAATACGGTGCGACGTTACATACAAAGAAGTTTCCTAACTGCAAACAATATGAGTTTGGAAGTGATGACTATTGGGAGTGCGCTGTGCGTGCTGTGACTGCGACGCTCCATCATCAGATAGCGACCTGCAAGATGGGCCCACCCTCTGATCCTGAGGCAGTGGTCGACCCTGAACTGAGAGTGTATGGCGTCAGAAATCTGCGAGTTGTCGACAGTAGTATTATACCTAGGACAATAGTAGCTCATACTAACGCACCAGCCATTATGATTGGGGAAAAGGGTGCTGATATGATCAAAAATACTTGGAACCTATACTGA
- the Eif4h1 gene encoding eukaryotic translation initiation factor 4H isoform X2, whose product MFLNMAGRSGYDDVNPRDYGGGRRTLGGRPLPTEPPYKAYVGNLPSGIIQGDINRIFPDLAIKNVRLVMDKETDKFKGFCYVEFEYLEDLIKAIEMNGALNVDGNFIKIDVAEEKRSDRGGFDRGRRDGGGGRDGGRDGGRVGGGGFRRDGGGGGGGGRGTYDHFDGLDRRAPRHQGGGLTHERERGGGGGGERWAEGGRGSRGNSEEPRPADWGRMGRAAPPAPRQPPARRNFDDMPPSRPGSSDTSGRPKLKLEPRTVKEPVNSLASTSQAHSIFGGARPREERLKELAGE is encoded by the exons ATGTTTCTAAACATGGCAGGTCGAAGTGGATACGATGATGTTAATCCcag GGATTATGGTGGCGGCAGAAGAACTCTCGGTGGCCGCCCTCTTCCCACCGAGCCTCCATACAAGGCTTACGTCGGGAATTTGCCCTCTGGAATCATTCAAGGCGACATTAATAGGATTTTTCCT GACCTAGCTATCAAAAATGTGAGGTTGGTGATGGATAAAGAGACAGATAAGTTTAAAGGATTCTGCTATGTGGAGTTTGAATATCTCGAGGACTTGATAAAAGCTATTGAAATGAACGGCGCTCTTAATGTAGATGgtaactttataaaaattgatGTGGCTGAAGAAAAAAGAAGTGACCG GGGAGGTTTTGACCGCGGGCGACGAGACGGCGGCGGTGGTCGGGACGGTGGACGTGACGGCGGACgggtcggcggcggcggcttcAGAAGggacggcggcggcggcggcggtggcggccGCGGTACGTACGACCACTTCGACGGGCTCGACCGCCGCGCGCCCCGTCACCAGGGTGGAGGGCTCACACATG AGCGCGagcgaggcggcggcggcggcggcgagcgctgggCGGAGGGCGGGCGCGGCTCGCGCGGCAACAGCGAGGAGCCGCGGCCCGCCGACTGGGGCCGCAtgggccgcgccgcgccgcccgcgccgcgccagCCGCCCGCGCGCAGGAACTTCGACGACATGCCGCCTTCGCGCCCAG GGAGCTCGG ACACGTCAGGCAGGCCCAAGCTGAAGCTGGAGCCGCGGACGGTAAAAGAGCCGGTGAACTCTCTGGCGTCGACCAGTCAGGCGCACTCGATATTCGGTGGCGCGCGGCCGAGGGAAGAACGACTCAAGGAACTGGCGGGCGAATAA
- the LOC110370799 gene encoding myb-binding protein 1A-like protein, with the protein MKEETESTVAVKENKVTASVLDAFDLLKEPKDDVKLNGASKIISQLQGSENEKDLQYVLKRLVRSLGANLPDMRTGYFATLVALLSNFDDVTIAQLLELVKKELHSNGSSKSEVGDVALGQILVCGAIFRSKMFLKCTSEEQTQVIQLLLAAGKKKSYLSTVAYLILLDLINVVDAEQFGTLIWPLIKQDFKKDIKEHTLDSLYFLMMVNDKFPAKIKLRKLIGVTEILCDDNIQPICEKIMAGIDFNSLGHPIFKEIGKNIANSPHLQEFWTGIDSQLVKHNRNRELVAINILTTILNNITENVNVIPVLISRNFFKLFMDWFKGLQTASKIRSKRDNEDDNKIMIKKQKELLNALAKALKSDKVDDSIRIDILKKLLFNPGEMNFTEITGTSVVKALISDLKEDGVKKMAKLLKGVLLNTSKKVLKEDVERNWYNNERVKAAELISHLVSHEAVKDDTELKLTYMKLLMCFGFFKIGGDESVAVSIELSGSIKSCFYRCFTSRFSNVDSLVTVLSSLSSFICGILQKEQVKTKIEKQFPKENMECWDMLMEVCQNIEKNDTKSKVDKVFLVLLYQLGLFLFSEPVHVKIARSSIKELKSCYEHYRKGKKKKSKPVKEGDISSDPEWIEVLVEVLLSILSAESSVLRSVVQCVFRLLWEYLTPSSVGQIVSVLDPENESNPLTNEDSDSENEDDDMEGKENGKESEDENEEEDDSESDDEDDDEDGDDDEMRTPDQLRLAVQKALGAAALESDAESVDADMIDEEEGKKLDEALAEAFKQFHQGKGKKSKKDRKDKKALSDFRIRVLDLIDIYLEKDPSMDICLGMIAPLTRCLEFCIQDSQFSELENRVRKTIKALAKVRKFSSTDDIDINILCDHLKATIDKGARSHFLFQALGDVITFFATFIIHCSLKIVTKTQKSPKKSKAVSPLVEIFKESLQSYFQNRNCMLPIIFFHNVLQAEWSGSYELVPITIENAFNNNVRQFRRNEGLELIAGFYRCLKARAKSASSEIDMKALQSIEANFENTLTKSLKGDAECTVKNNFFNTLKKVINTMQQFHESCHIESKLEFKTLLEVVGSCKPAKTNNSKQEQVNHNQQNNNNKKTKKNKKKRKAEQVNGNVEPRKKKAKKISESE; encoded by the exons ATGAAAGAAGAAACCGAATCCACTGTTGCCGTAAAGGAGAATAAAGTGACCGCTTCAGTTTTGGATGCATTTGATCTTCTAAAAGAGCCTAAAGATGATGTTAAACTCAATGGAGCGTCCAAAATTATATCGCAGCTACAAGGCAGTGAG AATGAGAAAGATCTTCAATACGTCCTTAAGAGGCTCGTGAGAAGTTTAGGTGCCAACCTGCCTGATATGAGAACTGGGTACTTTGCTACCTTAGTAGCATTACTGTCTAACTTTGATGATGTTACTATTGCCCAATTGCTGGAACTTGTGAAGAAAGAACTTCATAGTAATGGCTCTTCTAAAAGT gaagTCGGTGATGTGGCTCTAGGACAGATTCTTGTCTGTGGTGCAATCTTCCGTTCTAAAATGTTCCTCAAATGTACTAGTGAGGAGCAAACCCAAGTAATTCAATTGTTGTTGGCAGCCGGCAAAAAGAAGTCTTATTTAAGCACTGTGGCATATCTCATACTACTTGATTTGATCAATGTT GTGGATGCAGAACAATTTGGCACCCTAATATGGCCATTAATAAAACAAGATTTCAAGAAGGACATAAAGGAACACACGTTGGATTCCCTCTATTTCCTCATGATGGTCAATGACAAGTTTCCTGCCAAAATAAAGCTAAGGAAACTCATAGGAGTCACTGAAATACTCTGTGATGACAACATTCAACCAATCTGTGAGAAAATTATG GCTGGAATAGATTTCAACTCACTTGGACACCCAATCTTCAAGGAAATCGGCAAGAACATTGCAAATTCACCACATTTGCAAGAATTCTGGACTGGCATTGACAGTCAACTTGTGAAACACAATAGAAATAGGGAACTGGTTGCCATCAACATTCTAACCACCAtccttaataatattactgaaaatgttaatgttattccCGTGTTGATTAGCAGAAACTTCTTCAAGCTCTTTATGGACTGGTTCAAAGGGCTCCAAACAGCAAGCAAAATCAGAAGCAAGAGAGACAATGAAGATGACAACAAAATAATGATCAAGAAACAGAAGGAACTCCTCAACGCCTTAGCTAAAGCACTAAAATCAGACAAAGTCGATGACAGTATAAGAATcgacatattaaaaaaacttctgtTCAATCCGGGTGAAATGAACTTTACTGAAATCACAGGAACTTCTGTTGTGAAAGCTTTAATATCTGACCTGAAGGAAGATGGAGTGAAGAAAATGGCTAAATTATTGAAAGGAGTACTTTTGAATACTTCTAAGAAAGTTTTGAAAGAGGATGTTGAAAGGAATTGGTATAATAACGAGCGGGTTAAGGCAGCTGAACTCATTTCTCACTTGGTTAGCCATGAGGCTGTGAAAGATGACACAGAGTTGAAGTTAACCTATATGAAACTATTGATGTGTTTCGGTTTCTTTAAAATTGGGGGTGATGAAAGTGTGGCCGTCAGTATTGAGCTATCAG GGTCTATCAAGTCATGCTTTTACAGATGTTTCACCTCACGCTTCTCAAACGTCGACAGCCTGGTCACAGTGTTATCGTCTCTAAGCAGTTTCATATGCGGCATATTGCAAAAGGaacaagtaaaaacaaaaattgagaAACAATTTCCAAAAGAAAACATGGAATGCTGGGACATGCTGATGGAAGTCTGtcaaaatattgagaaaaatgaTACAAAGTCCAAAGTTGATAAAGTGTTTCTTGTATTACTCTATCAGCTTGGACTATTTCTATTCTCGGAACCTGTTCACGTTAAAATAGCAAGAAGTTCTATTAAAGAACTTAAAAGTTGTTACGAACACTATAGGAAAGGTAAGAAAAAGAAATCCAAACCAGTCAAAGAAGGAGATATATCAAGTGATCCAGAATGGATTGAAGTGTTAGTTGAAGTTCTATTGTCTATATTATCAGCTGAATCAAGTGTCCTGCGCTCAGTCGTACAATGCGTATTTAGGTTGCTGTGGGAATACTTGACTCCTTCATCAGTAGGGCAGATAGTATCAGTTTTGGATCCTGAGAATGAATCCAACCCTCTGACAAATGAGGATTCTGACTCAGAAAATGAGGATGATGACATGGAAGGAAAGGAAAATGGCAAGGAAAGTGAAGACGAGAATGAAGAAGAGGATGACAGCGAGAGTGATGACGAAGACGATGATGAGGATGGAGATGACGATGAAATGAGAACACCGGACCAGTTGAGATTAGCGGTACAGAAAGCCCTCGGCGCAGCAGCCCTAGAATCCGACGCTGAAAGTGTAGATGCTGACATGATTGACGAAGAGGAAGGCAAGAAACTCGACGAGGCTTTAGCAGAAGCCTTCAAACAATTCCATCAAGGCAAAGGAAAGAAATCCAAGAAAGATCGCAAAGACAAGAAGGCTTTGTCAGATTTCAGAATCAGGGTCCTTGATCTGATCGATATTTACTTGGAAAAAGATCCGTCTATGGATATTTGCCTCGGTATGATAGCGCCACTTACGAGATGCCTAGAATTCTGTATACAAGACAGTCAGTTCAGTGAATTGGAGAATAGGGTCAGGAAAACTATTAAAGCTCTGGCTAAAGTACGAAAGTTTTCTTCAACAGATGATATTGACATAAATATACTATGTGATCACCTGAAAGCAACAATAGATAAAGGTGCTAGAAGCCACTTCTTGTTCCAAGCTCTAGGTGATGTCATTACATTCTTCGCGACATTCATAATTCATTGTTCACtgaaaattgtaacaaaaaccCAAAAATCACCGAAAAAGTCTAAAGCAGTCTCACCTTTAGTTGAAATCTTCAAGGAATCATTGCAAAGCTACTTCCAGAATCGTAACTGTATGTTGCCAATCATTTTCTTCCACAATGTCTTGCAGGCGGAGTGGAGTGGCAGCTACGAACTTGTGCCCATAACGATAGAAAATGCTTTCAATAATAATGTACGACAATTTCGCCGCAATGAGGGATTGGAATTAATTGCGGGCTTTTATCGTTGTTTAAAAGCTAGAGCCAAGTCTGCTTCTTCTGAAATAGATATGAAAGCTTTACAGAGCATAGAAGCTAACTTCGAAAATACTTTAACGAAATCACTTAAGGGTGACGCAGAGTgtacagttaaaaataacttcttcaACACattgaaaaaagtaataaacacAATGCAACAGTTCCATGAAAGCTGTCATATTGAAAGTAAATTGGAATTCAAAACTTTACTCGAAGTTGTAGGTTCATGTAAACctgcaaaaacaaataacagtaAACAAGAACAAGTAAACCATAATcaacagaataataataataagaaaacaaagaaGAATAAGAAGAAGAGAAAAGCTGAACAGGTCAATGGAAATGTGGAACCAAGGAAAAAGAAAGCGAAAAAAATAAGTGAAAGTGAATAA
- the Eif4h1 gene encoding eukaryotic translation initiation factor 4H isoform X1, whose product MFLNMAGRSGYDDVNPRDYGGGRRTLGGRPLPTEPPYKAYVGNLPSGIIQGDINRIFPDLAIKNVRLVMDKETDKFKGFCYVEFEYLEDLIKAIEMNGALNVDGNFIKIDVAEEKRSDRGGFDRGRRDGGGGRDGGRDGGRVGGGGFRRDGGGGGGGGRGTYDHFDGLDRRAPRHQGGGLTHERERGGGGGGERWAEGGRGSRGNSEEPRPADWGRMGRAAPPAPRQPPARRNFDDMPPSRPDTSGRPKLKLEPRTVKEPVNSLASTSQAHSIFGGARPREERLKELAGE is encoded by the exons ATGTTTCTAAACATGGCAGGTCGAAGTGGATACGATGATGTTAATCCcag GGATTATGGTGGCGGCAGAAGAACTCTCGGTGGCCGCCCTCTTCCCACCGAGCCTCCATACAAGGCTTACGTCGGGAATTTGCCCTCTGGAATCATTCAAGGCGACATTAATAGGATTTTTCCT GACCTAGCTATCAAAAATGTGAGGTTGGTGATGGATAAAGAGACAGATAAGTTTAAAGGATTCTGCTATGTGGAGTTTGAATATCTCGAGGACTTGATAAAAGCTATTGAAATGAACGGCGCTCTTAATGTAGATGgtaactttataaaaattgatGTGGCTGAAGAAAAAAGAAGTGACCG GGGAGGTTTTGACCGCGGGCGACGAGACGGCGGCGGTGGTCGGGACGGTGGACGTGACGGCGGACgggtcggcggcggcggcttcAGAAGggacggcggcggcggcggcggtggcggccGCGGTACGTACGACCACTTCGACGGGCTCGACCGCCGCGCGCCCCGTCACCAGGGTGGAGGGCTCACACATG AGCGCGagcgaggcggcggcggcggcggcgagcgctgggCGGAGGGCGGGCGCGGCTCGCGCGGCAACAGCGAGGAGCCGCGGCCCGCCGACTGGGGCCGCAtgggccgcgccgcgccgcccgcgccgcgccagCCGCCCGCGCGCAGGAACTTCGACGACATGCCGCCTTCGCGCCCAG ACACGTCAGGCAGGCCCAAGCTGAAGCTGGAGCCGCGGACGGTAAAAGAGCCGGTGAACTCTCTGGCGTCGACCAGTCAGGCGCACTCGATATTCGGTGGCGCGCGGCCGAGGGAAGAACGACTCAAGGAACTGGCGGGCGAATAA
- the LOC110370777 gene encoding serine/threonine-protein phosphatase 4 catalytic subunit, with protein MSDTSDLDRQIEQLKRCEIIMEAEVKALCAKAREILVEESNVQRVDSPVTVCGDIHGQFYDLKELFKVGGDVPETNYLFMGDFVDRGFYSVETFLLLLALKVRYPDRITLIRGNHESRQITQVYGFYDECLRKYGSITVWRYCTEIFDYLSLSAIIDGRIFCVHGGLSPSIQTLDQIRTIDRKQEVPHDGPMCDLLWSDPEDTQGWGVSPRGAGYLFGSDVVAQFNVSNDIDMICRAHQLVMEGYKWHFNETVLTVWSAPNYCYRCGNVAAILELNENLQREFTIFEAAPQESRGVPSKKPQADYFL; from the exons atGTCTGATACTAGTGATTTAGACCGTCAAATTGAACAGCTAAAGAGATGCGAGATAATAATGGAGGCCGAGGTTAAGGCACTGTGTGCCAAGGCCCGCGAAATTCTCGTCGAAGAGAGCAATGTTCAGCGGGTAGATTCTCCTGTCACG GTTTGTGGAGATATCCATGGTCAATTCTATGATCTGAAAGAACTGTTTAAAGTAGGCGGTGATGTTCCTGaaaccaattatttatttatgggcGACTTTGTTGACCGAGGATTCTATTCCGTAGAAACATTCTTATTACTTCTTGCTTTAAAG GTCCGCTACCCTGACCGCATCACACTGATCAGAGGCAACCATGAATCCAGACAGATCACCCAAGTTTATGGTTTCTATGATGAGTGTCTAAGGAAATATGGATCTATCACTGTATGGAG gtaTTGCACTGAAATATTTGACTACCTCTCGTTGTCGGCAATCATTGATGGGCGAATATTCTGTGTGCACGGTGGGCTGAGTCCTTCAATACAAACCCTTGACCAAATCCGCACGATTGACCGCAAGCAAGAAGTGCCTCATGACGGACCCATGTGTGACCTGCTGTGGAGTGACCCTGAAG ACACCCAAGGCTGGGGTGTATCGCCCCGAGGAGCGGGCTACCTCTTTGGTTCAGACGTGGTAGCCCAGTTCAACGTGTCGAATGATATCGACATGATATGCCGCGCTCACCAGCTCGTCATGGAAGGTTATAAGTGGCATTTCAATGAGACTGTACTCACTGTGTGGTCTGCCCCTAATTATTGCTAcag ATGCGGCAACGTGGCTGCGATACTAGAACTGAACGAGAATCTTCAGCGAGAGTTCACAATATTCGAGGCGGCGCCGCAGGAGTCGCGAGGCGTGCCCTCTAAGAAGCCGCAGGCCGACTACTTTTTATAA